In Strix aluco isolate bStrAlu1 chromosome 17, bStrAlu1.hap1, whole genome shotgun sequence, the genomic stretch CAGAAAGGAATTTAATTCACCAGAGAGTATATATTAGTAATTACTCTTAAGTTATTAACATCTGCCTCaaatcagttaaaagaaaaaaaaagcttagcatCATATCATTAATTCAGTTGAAGAAAAGCGTTCTCTTGCAGTGACAATCTCACTTTTGTTTTGTAGAGTGCAAGAAGTTTAACCAGTGTGGAACTTGTGTCACTTTTGGAGAATGCCATGTAATAAAGAACTACACCCTCTGGAAAGTTGCTGACTATGGGTCTgtcagtggaagagaaaaaatgatgGCAGAAATCTATATTAATGGACCAATTAGGTAAAAGTAATAATCTCGAATGGTAAAAAATGTTTGCTAGCAATTTTGGGATTGAAATACTTGAAATTCAGTCTAATGACTGAAATGTACTTTTCCACTCTAGCATAAGTTAGCAGCTCTGCACTAATATGCAGACTTTAGCTTGTTTGTAGATAAATTGAGCTCTGAAGCCAAAACGCAAGAAAAACGATTGGTTTTTAGTCAGGCCCCTGTCCTGATCCCCTTGTATGAAAAATGCTTTCTCTGTTTTATTACAGCTGTGGCATAATGGCTACTGAAAAGTTGGATGCTTACACTGGAGGACTTTATACAGAGTACAACCCCTCGCCTGTGGTGAATCACATCGTATCTGTGGCTGGCTGGGGTGTAGAAAATGGAACAGAATACTGGATTGTTCGTAACTCATGGGGTGAACCCTGGGTAAGGAAACAAACACGTTTGCAGAATGACTTTAGAGGAAATGTAGGGGGTTTTCACTTGCAAACAGGAAGTTAGCCTGTGGACCGGAAAAGTAAAACTTTCTTTGAACTAGACTcgcaattaaaaaattaaaccaaactaATCTGAAGATAAGGATATTCAGCCAAGGTTACATGAGTAACGTCAACTCAATCCCAAATACTATCACTTCCATGGACATGCAGCTCCTGTTACTACTGTTAGTTGTAAGCAAAAATCAAGTCACATACCTGGAATAGATGAGAGGGATGTAAATTCACCAAAACAGTTTTCCCCTTTAAACCCAGTGCCCTGTGAACCCAGTGTTCATCTGAGTGAATTCTTAGATTCACTTAAATCATTCATATTTGGAAACAGACCAGACTCAATAGCATACATTTTCTATAGTTATGTTTTCCAATTCACAATGCAAATTAACTCTTTACAGGGTGAAAGAGGGTGGCTGAGAATTGTGACAAGTGCGTATAAAGGTGGAAGAGGAGCACAGTTCAATCTGGCTATTGAAGAGGACTGTGCGTATGGAGATGCTGTACTTCCTTGATTCTATATTGTACATCTTTCTGTTTAGGAACTACTTTGTTTGGAAGCTTCCCAGCACAACCTTCTCCTGTTAAACAGTAGTCTAAAACTCTTTCACGGTTCAACACAATTAGGCGGTTCTGCAAAATTAGTCCAGAGAGCAACACACAATGtcttcaaagtaaaataaatacagagctgCCTTTAGATAATTATTTACAATTTAAGTAATTTACCCATGAAAAAGTGGTCTGCCTTGGTGCACAGTATTTAAATCATATTGACTTAATCACAGAAACTGTGTATGTAAAtctctgtatattttttaaatacaaattatgtAGACATACTGGGAAGGAAAAAGTATACTCAATATTTGGGTCTAGAGCTTATATTAAATTCTCTGACAGTATTGAGCAAATATCTCAGTGGTGcagatgaaaaaacaaagctAAGTCTGGATATGATTTATTCAAAAACTAACAACTCCTCTGCTTCCAATCCTGGTGAAACAATGTTGTTGGAAGTCTCATGTAATGCAGTTGCTTTTATGCAACTAAAATGATACAACAGGAATTACTTTCATCAAAAGACAAAGTCTAAACACTTAGTTATTTAATTAGTCTTGTCTTTGCTCAAATTCCTTGCTTTAATAGGTGATTGGCTATGCTATTTTTCTCCTAAAGAGGCAAAGCATAAATTACCACAACCCTGACCTCTTCACTAACTTGAAGAAAGGTAGTGAATTCTTTTCCTTAGTAACTGGCTCAGTTTTAAGTGGCAAATCAGTGCCATATCAAATGTTACTAACTGGCCTTGTTAATTGCACTTAATAAACAGACTTTCTCTTACATGACTGTATGTGTATTATGAGAGCTTATTAATACATGTTCTAGTGTTGTACCTAATAAGCAGTCTCATGAGGCAGACCAGCTACCCAAAGCTTACCCAGCTTTTACTGGACTTCTTCTTGCAGAAGAGCTGGTTGACAATACAGTCTATACAGCAACTATGATAGTTCAAGTTAAATTATGCTACCTTTACCCACACTTGAGATTAAGATATAAGCTATAAAAGGAAGCATCCAacttaagcaagggagagaagaaacattCAGATGTTGTAGAACACCAATTTTAGGTGTCAAATCACCAAAACCTACCCTAAACCAACCTCTGAATTATGCCTCACTCAAACCTGTGAGTTAAAGCTTTTTAGTggtacagaagaaaaaacatcttttcagAAACTGTCTCTATTACCTGCTACCTTCCAGTTGGCAGTTTCTGCAACTTAGCTTGGTTTTATCTGTGAAAGAAAGGAGTCTGCTCCTAATCAGGAGATAGGTTTGGCAGAACAGTGAATATCCATAAAAGAATACGACTGCTAGTGTCTAGGGTGATGGTGAGGTGGCTGTGCTATTCTGATCATTTATGTGTCAAACAGCACAGCTTTTAGTATTGTGACAATAAGGACAGTTTTAGACCTGAGGTTAGGTCATATTCTAGGAGACTTCAAAGATTGCTTTTCTGGTTGATGTGGGCCTAATTTTGGCTTCCTACATAGAAGAATCATACTCTTAATGATTGTTTTATCATCTCTCTCATCCACCGTTCATCTCTTAAGCATGCAAGACAATAATACACATTTAAATCTAGGCAGAAGACAATTCCATCTGTCTCCTTGGCTTTGCTTTACCATAGCAAAATGACTCCATAGTGCCAATAAGGATTAATTCTGCTAAGCTGCTGTAACTTAAGTTCCACTGAGATATGAATCTGGTAGTAGTATGAAACTGATCATCATGGAAGTTTTTACTAGTTAAAAAGTCATCTACAAGGACAGGTGCAGAGGAGCTTATGTGTTTAGAGGAAGCAATACCAAGCTTGAACACAGAGGAGAGCAAAAGGAGACCTTGTTTAAACAGCTGGCAGATTTGCAGTGGACACAGGAACAAACTGCTCTTACCACTAAAAGATGATACAAGGATACATCCTAAAATGAAGCTCTGTAGGGTGAATTATTTCTGTAGTTAATTCCACAAAGAAAGGAAGTCAGGGGCTACAAAAAGCCAAATATGTATGctaattttacttaaaatattacaaaaaataagTCTCATGCAAGTTTGAGTGGCGGGAGTTAGCTGGAATGCCAGTACATCTATTCAAAGATATGCAAAGAAGTTCAgaacagctgctgcagaagcaagTTTGGCCTGTTTCAGGCTGTGCTTTAAGTTGATTAGAGCACTGTGAGTGGTACTAGGGTACGCTCAGTCATGTATGCTGAGAAGAGGGAGGATGCACTCATTTTTGTAAGGAGTTAAGAATCTATACAATTGGTTGCTGTCTCAAGAATTATCATAGTGGCTTAGAGTTCCCATTCATGAGTCACTGACACCAGAGaacaaaatttcctttttaagttTACATCCAGTTGGACTTAAAACACCAGTGGCTTTTAGAAAGCAGATTCTTCAGAAGAGAGGTGCTTGAAAAAGCACAATGGGCTTGTCTCTACcccttgtttttaaacaaacccTATTTGTCTGTACAAAGAGAAATCCAATCCAATGAACAGAAAGAGTGGTCttaatgaaactgaaagaaatctctggaaaagaaaaaacacctttatttAAAGGTAAGTTATAATCTTGGGTGTATCCCCCACTGTTTGGCATCAACCAGGACAGAGTAGAGGTAAGTATAAAAACCAAGCCACAACAAGCAGTAATGAAATTTCTGCACACATTCATATTTTTGGACAGCAGTAGAATTCTGACATGGTAATGAAACTTACCAGTAACATCTGATGCATCTATTTAACaaaaaatagattctgaaagATAGCACACTCACACAGGATTCATCTATTAATACAAAACTAACCTTGATTGTTACAACCCCACTtgttacataaaacattttttttttttcatagcagtaAATATGTAGGATATTTAGAATTCTAATATAATGCAAACATAGAAAGAGGCATTGTGGCTTCTCTGCAGCACAGAACTAATCACGCAGTTTTTTTACAACTTGCAACATCAAAACTTAAGAGCATTCAAGATCTAGTCTTCAGAGAACTATCTGCAGAGTGTTTTTAGCAATTTACCTTCCCCATTCTTAGGTTTTGTGTGTTACACAAAAAGTCTCTGACATTCTGCAAGTAACCAAAATAATTCTTTGAAATAAATCTATTTCTTTCCTGCTATCACCTTCAGAATATTCAGAGTTATACTGATTTGTGTAACACAAAATCCTTCAGTATTATTCCATTTTCCAAATTAACGTAACATTAACAGTCCTCTGATATGAAGCTCAAGGTCACCATGCAAGTCAATCAAATGcccttttttccttgttttgggttttttgtcccttttttttttcctgctgtgttgcCCAGTTATAGAACCTTACTGATGGAGAGTATGGCAAAGTAGTGATCATTCTTGATATTTTCCTCTGCTTAGTTCATCATAATAAAGTTAGATTTGCAAtgagcttaaaagaaaaaaaaaaagaaaatgttcagtgCATTAATGATTTATCTGTTTGCAAGTGGATTTCTGCATTATGTAAATAATCATGATTTTAGGATCTAGAGAGATGTTTTTGTTTTAGGAGAGGAGTGTATTATGACAGACTACTTccctttctgtcctttccttACTACAGTGCTAGTTCTCAAAAATCAGTTTTTGTCTCCAAGTTCCTCGCTAATACCCAGAGATTCTTCATTAAAGGAAAATTGCTAAACAAAGGCTCCTAAAAGGGAAGTTATCAGTGGAAATATCTAGCAGGCATTCCTATTCTTAGCAATCCCCCCCTAAACATTATTTGCAAGTTGTAACAAATACAAATGGAAGCAGGGGTGTAAGGAATAAATGTGACTCACCTATAAACTCAGTGACAGGATCATGTTCGCCTTCTGTTTTAATAGTACCTGCAATACTTTCATTCTCCAAGATTGGAAGAAAAAGGTGTACAAAGTCTGAGGTATATGGAGGAGCAATCACATCAAGCACCTGAAACAGCAGACAAAAATAGATTATTCTTCCAGTTAGAGGGGTAGTAGGGTGAATTAAATATTGTCGGTACTACTTGTGAAAGCATACTAGTAGTTGCACTTAAGATCTCTTGTTCTCCACACAAGTAATTAATTATGTATTCTTGTGGTACTCTATCCAGTACCTTAATACTTTCTGAAGTCAGGAGTCAGTAGGACTAAGTCACATCCTAGTGAATACTGATACATTGCTCAGAATCCAATCTCAtatcttgaattatttttgaaTCTGAGGCAAGCTGATTTAATATCCAAACACATACAACTGATGTTGAAGTTTATTTCTGTACGTTAGTAAACACAATTTTTGCTGCTGACCTCTGTAACAAAGTATCTGATGAGAGAGATATCTGTATCTAGCTTCTCCAGGCATTTGCGGATATAGCTGACGACAGGTAGGACATATCCTCGACTGAGTAAGTGCACCATTCTATCCAAGAGGGTCTTCTTCAATTCCAGCTGAtggtgcagggagggaagaacCAACAGATTAGAACTTTCTCTCAAAAACGTGCAATTTCTATTGCTCATTTTTATTGATTCAGTATCTGCTATGTTATGTTCTAACCATAACCATATTCTTAAATTAAACTCTCAGAACTGCTGTGACAGCAAAAGCCATTATCTTGAATAAGTGTAACTAATATGAAGGAACACAAATACTGAATCCTTTGACAATCACCTGCTCCATCACATCAAGCTGCGAATGTTCTGTTTCAAAGAGCTTGACAAGAAGTTGTAGAACTTGGGGATGAAGCAGCTGATGGCATGTACTGATCTGCAAACAAGACAGTAAAGTTAGATCCTCAGAACTTCAATTTAAAAACCAACGCACCAGTCTTTATTAGACAAATTTATATTGATGTTCAGTGCCAGATGTGCATTCTTTTAGAAGAGTATTCCATTTCTTTGACGCCTATGTTTTCCTAGTGTAAATAATGCTGAGCTGACAAAAACCAAATAATTAACTCTGAATAGAAACAGATTAATCTCTATATATTTTCTGACATGCTGCAACTGATAGGCATTCAGTAAAATGCATGTGTATCCAGGCATCAAAACTGTTCTTACTCTTCAGCAAGGTTTTATGTACGCTTTTACCTCATCCAGTAACGCCAGATGAACTGGAGTGTGATCAGTCTGCAGCTGGAAGTATCGTGGTTCTGACACTGTCCAATCCACCCACTTTAATACACCCATTGCCACCACTGGGAACCTACAGAACGAGAGATCACTTTAGCACAGGAgcttaaaaaccaaaccaaacaagaaaccaacaaccaaaaaccccagaacaaaaaaaaaaaaaaaaaagaatcacagtacattaaaaaatatctttcagtatATTCTAATGGTTGCTAGAGTTTCAGTTTAACTTAGAACAGGTTTCATAAAGCTCAAAAAGTTTTGCTTGAGAAGTTGCCTTCACGTCAAGCATAGTTTTCatcaaggggaagaaaaaaaaaataggctggaGGAAAATTCTTTCTACAAGACACTCCCTGCTCAGcacaaactgcaaaaaaaatAGGCAACAAAATTCATGTACGCTCCAAGTTTGTTCCAGTTTATTCAATATCTGCTATTTCATacttttaagaggagaaaaatggaCACATCTATTGCTAGGAAAGCTTTATTAGGAAGACAAAGAGTAATCTGTAAGAAAAGCATGTTCTGTGCTACAAGACACAAGTTGTCAGTGAAAGCCAGAATTTATGTCCTCATGAGAGAGATTCCAAAGAGCCAGATGCACAGTTCTGAAAGCTGCTTTCAGACCACATCTTCACTACTCTACAACAATGTAGAATGTTCTCGTAGAGTAGCCCACCAACGCACCTCCCTTTAGCAGTACTGCCTTTCCTAAATAAAATAACACTTTCCTTCCAACAACTGAAGCTTGGGACCAGTCTCTCTGCTCACCTGATGCACTGATAGAGTGTGCTCAGTTCTGCAACCAACTCCGATGCTCCTTTGTTCTCATTGCAACACAGATTGTGAACAGTTTCAATGGCTTTTGAAGTTGACTTGAGTTCATCCTTGTTTATGCTGACTCTCTTGTTCTGAAAGATTGCAAAGTTTGTATGCAAGAGTTGTGAATATACTGGATGTCTTTGATTATTTAAGGAAAGGAATTGCAACCTGCGATAAGCCTAAAATTACATCAAGTTTCTCAAAACTTATTCTTCTGAAACTTGTATTTGAGTAATTATCAATAACCTGAAGTACAAcaatgtttgctttatttaattcCCTAAGAATTACTTTATCCACTTCATAGAATTACAttcctctttctctgaaaaagcacATATGGTTCTAGTAGCACAGAACTGCTACTGATAACctttgggggaggtgggggaagagagtAAAAACACTCAAGTGCACTCAGGCATTTATAGTATTATTTGATCATCAGGATCCACATTTTTTAGTCATTTCAGTTGAAACCAGAaacatttcatattaaaataagtaaatcaaGCCAACTATGTTATTTTAAACTGAGTAACTTCACAACCATACATCTTCTTCAGCACAGTCAGGCCACTGCAggtaaaaataatgttattcaCAGAACAGAACATTACCTTTTTCCACATCTCTACTACACTGGCTGCATATGCCAGTATGTGGATGTATTTATGTTTGTGGTCCTGGTTGATCTTAGCACCTGGCTTAAACAATGACTGCATGAAGAGGTCCAGAAAGGCAGGTACTCGAATCTGTGAAAAAAATGATTAGAGCCTGAAAATTATGGGAGGCGActaaaaatacaggttttgcaTCTGATACACCTTGCACAGAAAGAGATATAACACATTCCCCCTTGAGTAGGTTAGATAGTTTTCTGAAGAGACCCAAACttttgacagaaaggaaaaaaaaaacaccccaaacaacaGGAAACAACAGAGTTACAGAGTATATTGTTAAAGTATCTAAAAGCCACCATTTGTTACCAGAACCTACACTAGAACAAGGCAGTGAGAAATGTGAAATGTGCCACTTAGGCCTCCTTACAACAAATTGCAAAACTGCATGGgggttttttactgttttttagtttttgttaaaatatgttaATTAATTCCTTGACATCTTTATCTCTTATGGAGAAGTTCTTTAATTAATCTAATTATGTAAAAAACAACttggaatgattaaaaaaaactcAAGAAGCTAAGGCAAAATAGAATACAAGTAGTAGTTTCACATTTAGATGTTACTTAAAATGGGATGAGTCTGAGTGCTAACTTCTATTTTGTGTCAATACAACACTTAGCACAACAAGACCTCACATTTCTGAGTGCTACTGTAATAGAAGTTTCAGAGGTTATAAAAAGATAACTACTAACCAGTTCTACTGGAGGTGGGTCCATGCTTGTAAACATTTTGAACAGGACAGTAATATCTGCTGGATTCAGAGCTCCTTTGGACAACATCGCACCAAGAGCCTGACATGCTCGAGGATAGGAGG encodes the following:
- the NELFCD gene encoding negative elongation factor C/D isoform X2, whose protein sequence is MEDADYFEGSAAEWGNEADGGTQDDEDGEGEDDAEVQQECLKKFSTPDYIMEPSIFNTLKRYFQAGGSPENVIQLLSENYTAVAQTVNLLAEWLIQTGVEPVQVQETVENHLKSLLIKHFDPRKADSIFTEEGETPAWLEQMIAHTTWRDLFYKLAEAHPDCLMLNFTVKLISDAGYQGEITSVSTACQQLEVFSRVLRTSLATILDGGEENLEKNLPEFAKMVCHGEHTYLFAQSMMSILAQEEQGGSAVRRIAQEVQRYAHEKGHDASQITLALGTAASYPRACQALGAMLSKGALNPADITVLFKMFTSMDPPPVELIRVPAFLDLFMQSLFKPGAKINQDHKHKYIHILAYAASVVEMWKKNKRVSINKDELKSTSKAIETVHNLCCNENKGASELVAELSTLYQCIRFPVVAMGVLKWVDWTVSEPRYFQLQTDHTPVHLALLDEISTCHQLLHPQVLQLLVKLFETEHSQLDVMEQLELKKTLLDRMVHLLSRGYVLPVVSYIRKCLEKLDTDISLIRYFVTEVLDVIAPPYTSDFVHLFLPILENESIAGTIKTEGEHDPVTEFIAHCKSNFIMMN
- the NELFCD gene encoding negative elongation factor C/D isoform X1; this encodes MEDADYFEGSAAEWGNEADGGTQDDEDGEGEDDAEVQQECLKKFSTPDYIMEPSIFNTLKRYFQAGGSPENVIQLLSENYTAVAQTVNLLAEWLIQTGVEPVQVQETVENHLKSLLIKHFDPRKADSIFTEEGETPAWLEQMIAHTTWRDLFYKLAEAHPDCLMLNFTVKLISDAGYQGEITSVSTACQQLEVFSRVLRTSLATILDGGEENLEKNLPEFAKMVCHGEHTYLFAQSMMSILAQEEQGGSAVRRIAQEVQRYAHEKGHDASQITLALGTAASYPRACQALGAMLSKGALNPADITVLFKMFTSMDPPPVELIRVPAFLDLFMQSLFKPGAKINQDHKHKYIHILAYAASVVEMWKKNKRVSINKDELKSTSKAIETVHNLCCNENKGASELVAELSTLYQCIRFPVVAMGVLKWVDWTVSEPRYFQLQTDHTPVHLALLDEISTCHQLLHPQVLQLLVKLFETEHSQLDVMEQLELKKTLLDRMVHLLSRGYVLPVVSYIRKCLEKLDTDISLIRYFVTEVLDVIAPPYTSDFVHLFLPILENESIAGTIKTEGEHDPVTEFIGESHLFLTPLLPFVFVTTCK